CCAGCGCATATTCCATGTCTGCGTCGCGCAACAGCGAAACCGCGCGCGCGGGCAGGGCAAGCGCAAGCGACACGATCAGGATTGACGCCACCCGCGTCAGGGTATGAAAGGTCATGGGCCGGATCATAGGAGACCCCATGCGAACCTCAAGCCGAAGCGACGTCGATCCCTTCATCGTGATGGACGTGATGGAGGCTGCACGCGCTGCCGAAGCCGCCGGGCGCCATATAATCCACATGGAAGTGGGTCAGCCGGGGACGGGCGCGCCACAGGCGGCAATCCGCGCAGTGACCTCGGCCATGAACGCGGGGCCCATGGGGTACACGGTTGCACTGGGCCTGCCTGCGTTGCGCGCCCGCATCGCGCAGCTTTATGGCGAATGGTACGACATTGATCTGTCTGCGGACCGGGTGATCATCACATCCGGCGCATCCGGCGGCTTTATTCTGGCGCTCAACGCGCTGTTCGACAGTGGTGACCGGGTCGGGATCGGCGCGCCTGGCTATCCCAGCTATCGCCAGATCCTGAGCGGTCTGGGTATGACACCCGTCGATCTGCCAACCGACGCCGCCAACCGGTACCAGCCTGTACCGGGCGATATTGCGGGCATGGACCTGCAGGGGGTGCTGGTTGCATCGCCGGCAAATCCCACAGGCACGATGCTGGATCGCGCCGCCATGTCCGACCTTGTAGGGGCTGCGGCGGGCGTGGGCGCGTCGTTCATCAGCGACGAGATTTATCACGGCATCGAATACGAGGCCAAAGCCGTCAGTGCGCTGAATATCAGCGATGACGTCTACGTCATCAATTCGTTTTCCAAGTATTTTTCGATGACGGGCTGGCGCGTCGGCTGGATGGTTGTGCCCGAAGATCACGTGCGAGTGGTCGAGCGGCTGGCGCAGAACATGTTCATCTGTCCGCCCCATGTCAGTCAGGTGGCGGCCCTTGCCGCCATGGACGCACGACACGAGCTTGACGCGAACCTGGAGGTGTACCGGGCCAATCGCGCGCTCATGCTGGACGGTCTGCCGCAGGCGGGCTTTACCCGGATCGCGCCGCCTGACGGGGCATTTTATGTCTATGCGGATGTGTCTGACCTGACAGAAGACAGCCGCGCCTTTGCGGCCGAGATACTGGATCAGGCCGGTGTGGCGGTGACGCCAGGGCTTGATTTCGATCCGGTGCGCGGGCACCAGACATTGCGGTTTTCCTACGCCCGCACCACCGAGGATATTGCCGAAGGGTTACGCCGCCTCAAGGATTTCATGGCGCGGCGTTGATGGGGGATTCCCGGGGCGGTTCCAACCCGGTATGCTGCCCGCAAAACAAATAGGGCAGTGGTGATGCGGGCAGGTCTGGTCGCCTTTTTCATGTGGATTTTTGCGGTGGGCGCGGTGGCGCAGGACCTGTCGGGTCTGGCGCGGGTCGATGCGGCACGCAGCAGCATCGCCGACGGCTGGTTTGGTCAGACCGACGTGACGCTGGCGCTGAGCCAGGGTGTGCCGTTCCGTGTTTTCACGCTGGACGCGCCCGCCCGGCTGGTTGTCGATTTTCGCGAAGTTGATTTTGCAGGCCTGCAGCCCGACACCTTGCTGCCCGCGCCGGGCAAGATAACGGGCGTTCGGTTCGGTGCCTTCAAGCCGGGCTGGTCGCGGCTGGTCCTTGATCTGGGCACGCCGATGGTGCCCACCGAAATTGCGATGCCCGTCGATGTCTCGTCGGGGCAGGCGGTGTTGTCGATTGCGCTGGAGGGGGTGGATGCCGCGGCATTTTCGGATGCCGCAGGCGCGCCCCCGGATGCGGATTGGGCGGTGCAGGCGGCGGCCCCGCCTGCGGTGGTGTCCGAAGACAGCTTTGTCGTGGTGATCGACCCCGGTCACGGCGGGATCGACCCCGGCGCTGTGCGCGACACCACCAGCGAAAAAGAGCTGATGCTGGAAATCGGATTGGCGGTTCGTGACGCGCTGCGCCGTGCGGGCGGGGTCGAGGTGGTGATGACGCGGGATACCGACACGTTCGTTTCGTTGACCGGGCGCGTGGCGCTGGCCCATCAGGTGGGGGCGGATGCCTTTGTGTCGCTGCATGCGGACGCGCTGAGCCAGGGGCAGGCACGGGGGGCAACCGTCTACACCCTGTCCGAAGAAGCCAGCGATGCGGCCTCGGCCCAGTTGGCGGCACAGCATGACCGGGCCGACATTCTGGCCGGTGTCGATCTGAGCGGGACGGATGATCAGGTTGCATCCGTTCTGATGGATCTGGCCCGGACTGAAACCATGCCCCGCACCGGCACGTTGGCCCGCGCGCTGATCGAGAACATGGCGGCCTCTGGCGGTCCGATGAACAAGCGTCCGCTGCGCGAGGCGGGGTTTTCCGTGCTGAAAAGCGCCGACATCCCGTCCGTCCTGGTCGAGGTCGGCTTCCTGTCCGACCCGCGGGATCTGGCAAACCTGCGTGATCCCGTGTGGCGGGCCGTCATGGTCGAGGCGCTGGCCGCTGGCATCCTGCAATGGCGTGACGATGATCTGGCGATGCAGCCGCTGATTCGGCAATAGCCGATCACATCGGCGGGATCGCGCCGTGGATGTCTTTTGACCCTGTTCGCCGCCTCAAGTATACCCGTGCGAAAGCAACCGTGGAAAACAGGTGCGGGCGGTCATGTTTCGGTTCATTCTTTCCTTCTTTGGTGGGATCTTCACCACTGTGACCATGGGCATTGCGATGGTCGCCCTGTCCATTGGTGCGGTGTTCTGGATGTACGGGCGGGACCTGCCCAGTCACGAATCCCTGGCGCAGTACCAACCTGCCACGATCAGCCGCATCTATTCCGGCGAGGGACAGATCATTGACGAATTCGCACAGGAACGGCGCCTGTTCGCCCCGGCCGAAACGATCCCTGATCTGGTGAAGCAGGCGTTCATTTCGGCAGAAGACAAGAATTTCTACACGCATGAAGGATACGACCTGCGCGGCATCGGGGCTGCGGCCTACGACGCGGTGCGCAGTCGGGGGCGCGACGTGCGCGGTGCCTCGACCATCACACAGCAGGTGATGAAGAACTTCCTTCTGTCGGGGGACCGGCAAGCGGAACGTAAGATCAAGGAAATCATCCTGGCCGCCCGTGTCGAAGAGGCACTGACCAAGGAAAAGATCCTTGAGCTTTATCTGAACGAGATTTTCCTCGGGCAGAATTCCTATGGCGTGGCTGCCGCCAGCCAGACCTATTTCAACAAGACACTGACCGATCTGGCCCCGCACGAGGCCGCATTCCTTGCGTCACTGCCCAAGGCGCCGTCCGACTATCACCCGGTGCGCCGCGCCGACCGCTTGATGGCCCGCCGCAACTTTGTCCTCAAGGAGATGATGGAGAACGGCTATCTCGATAAGGCGACCTACGAGACAGAAGTGGCGATGCCGCTGCGGTCCGTGCAAAATGGCGACTTTGAAAGCTTCAAGGCAGAGCTGCCGCCACGCGACTACTTTACCGATGAGATCCGGCGCCAGTTGAGCGAGGATTTCGGAGAGGGTGAGTTCTTTACTGGCGGCTATACGGTGCGGGCCACCATTGATGCCGAAATGCAGCCCATTGCCGCTTCGGCGTTGCGGCGGCAATTGGAAAGCTATGATCGCGGGCAGGGCGTGTGGCGTGGCACCGGCAAACGGCTGGAAGCGGACCAGCTGGAAAACTGGGAAGACGCGCTGCGCACCGTGACAGTGGCCCGAGACATCGATCTGAACGGTGTCTGGCGGCCTGCCGTTGTGCTGGGCGTCGAGGATCAACAACTGCGCCTTGGGATCGAGGGATGGACGGATGCCGAAGCGGCGCCAGTCGTTCCACGCGAAGACATCCAGTGGATGCAGGGTAACTTCTTTGACAATTTCGAACCCGGGGACATCGTTCATGTCCGGGCCATGACAGCAGACAGTGACGGGTCGTTTGTCCGCTGGACCTTGCGGCAGGTGCCTGCGGTGCAGGGCGGCTTTGTCGCGATGGACGTGAACACCGGGCGTGTGATCGCGATGCAGGGCGGGTTCAGCTACCAGCATTCGGTCTTCAACCGCGCCACGCAGGCCAAACGTCAGCCGGGGTCGTCTTTCAAACCGTTTGTGTATGCCGCCGCTCTTGACAGTGGGTACAGCCCCGCAACCATCGTGGTGGACGCCCCGATCGAGATCAACACGCCCCAAGGCCTGTGGCGGCCGCGTAACTCTTCCAACCAGTTCTATGGTCCGACGCCGCTGCGCACGGGGATCGAACGGTCGCGGAACCTGATGACCATCCGTCTGGCCGAGGAAGTCGGAATGGATATCGTGGCCGACTATGCCGAACGGTTCGGCGTCTATGACAACATGGGCCGCTTCCTTGCCAACTCCTTGGGATCGGAAGAGACAACGCTTTATCAGATGGTGTCGGCCTATGCGATGTTTGCCAATGGTGGCGAGCGGGTACAGCCGACCCTGGTTGACCGGGTGCAGGACCGCTTTGGTCGCACGGTCTACAAGCATGACGAACGCAATTGCCGCGATTGCACACAACTGGCCAGCCTTGATCCAGGCTTTGCCCCGCGCGTGGTGTCCAACCGTGAGCGCGTCATGGACCCTGTCACGGCCTATCAGCTGACATCGATGATGAAAGGTGTTGTGGACCGGGGCACGGCCTCGCGTACCGTGAACCTGCCCGTGCCGATTGCAGGCAAGACCGGCACCACGAACGACGCCAAGGACGTTTGGTTTGTGGGCTTTTCCAGCGATATCGTTGCGGGCTGTTACATCGGCTACGATCAGCCGCGCAGCCTGGGCCGTGGCGCGTCGGGCGGGGGCATGTGTGGCCCTGTGTTCAGCGCCTTCATGCAGGAAGCGATTGGCAAGTTCGGCGGCGGTGCGTTCGAAGTGCCCGAAGAGTGTATGTTCATCAAGATCGACCGGTTCAGCGGCGCACGGCTGAGCGACAGCGCCGCGGGCGACAACGTGGTCAGCGAATGCTTCCGCGATGGGTTCGAGCCGACATTCGGCATTACGTTCGACGGTGGTTTTGCCATGGGTGCAGACCTGCCGCTGTTCGAGGAAGCGGGCGGAGGCGGCCGCCAGGTGACGACGTCGACCGGCAAGAAAGCCGTCGTTGGCCCCAAGGCGAACTTCGGCACGCTCAGCTCGGGCGGTCTCTACTGATTTCGACGCCCCAACTGATCTTGTCGCGCCGCGCGCCATGAGCTATCCCGAGGCTCTGCCAGGAAGGACAGATCATGCGGGCCGAAATTCAGAACATCGTTGAAGAGATTGAAAAGTCGGTGGCTTTGTTGGCCCAGCGGCTGGATGTCGATACGGCCCAGCACCGGTTGGAAGAGTTCAACGCGCGGGTCGAGGACCCCAACCTGTGGGATGATCCAGAGGCCGCGCAAAAGCTGATGCGTGACCGGCAAATGCTTGTTGATGCGATGGAAACACACGACCGCATCAAGCAGGACCTGGCCGACAATATCGAACTGATCGAACTGGGCGAGATGGAAGAAGACCAAGAGGTCATTTCGGACGCCGAAGCCGCGATCAGGGCCCTGGCCGAGACAGCCGCCCAGAAAGAGTTGGAGGCTTTGCTGGACGGCGAGGCCGATGGCAACGACACCTTTCTTGAGATCAATTCGGGCGCGGGGGGGACAGAATCCTGCGACTGGGCTGCCATGCTGGCCCGCATGTATGTTCGCTGGGCCGAGAAGAAGGGCTATAAGGTCGAACTGCAATCCGAGAGCGCAGGCGAAGAGGCCGGGATCAAGTCCGCGACCTACAAGATCAGCGGCCCCAACGCCTATGGGTGGTTGAAATCGGAATCGGGCGTGCACCGTCTGGTCCGTATCAGCCCCTTTGACAGCGCTGCCAAGCGTCACACCAGCTTTACCTCAGTTGGTGTTTATCCGGTTGTCGATGACAACATTGAAATTGAGATAAACCCGGCTGACATCCGTATCGACACCTACCGGTCGTCCGGTGCGGGTGGTCAGCACGTCAACACCACCGATTCCGCTGTGCGGATCACACACGCGCCCACGGGTATCGTTGTCACCAGTTCGGAAAAGTCCCAGCACCAAAACCGCGACATCGCGATGAAGGCGCTGAAAAGCCGTCTGTATCAAATGGAACTGGATCGCCGCAACGCTGCGGTAAACGAGATGCACGAGAACAAGGGGGACGCCGGTTGGGGCAACCAGATCCGGTCCTACGTCCTGCAACCCTATCAGATGGTGAAGGACCTGCGCACGAACCACGAGACGTCCGACACCAAGGGCGTCCTGGATGGCGATCTTGACGGTTTCATGGCTGCCACGCTGGCGCTGGACGTGTCAGGCAAATCGCGGGCCGAGGCGCAAAGCGACTAGACGATCCTTCCAGGATCGACACAGGATGGTACCTCAAAAAGGCGCTTCCCCTCTGGCAGGCCCGGCGTCACTGTAGTGGCATGACCGATCCACTTTCATTGACCGCCCTTGCACAATCCGACGCCCTGTCTCGGGGCACCCTGTCGGCGACAGAGCTGATGGAAGCCACACTTGCCCGGATTGCCGCCGTCAATCCGTCCGTGAACGCCATCGTGTCCTTGCGCGACGTGGCCGCCCTGTTGGCAGACGCCCGCGCCGCGGATGCGGCCCCGAGGACCGGCTGGTTGCATGGCATACCCATCGCGATCAAGGATCTGGCGCATGCCAGGGGGTTGCCCACCTCCATGGGGTCGCCCGTGTTCGCAGGCCAGGTCGCACAAGCGGACGACATCATGGTGGCGCGCCTGCGCGCCGCCGGGGCCATCATTATCGGCAAGACAAACACGCCCGAATTCGGAC
The DNA window shown above is from uncultured Tateyamaria sp. and carries:
- a CDS encoding aminotransferase class I/II-fold pyridoxal phosphate-dependent enzyme: MRTSSRSDVDPFIVMDVMEAARAAEAAGRHIIHMEVGQPGTGAPQAAIRAVTSAMNAGPMGYTVALGLPALRARIAQLYGEWYDIDLSADRVIITSGASGGFILALNALFDSGDRVGIGAPGYPSYRQILSGLGMTPVDLPTDAANRYQPVPGDIAGMDLQGVLVASPANPTGTMLDRAAMSDLVGAAAGVGASFISDEIYHGIEYEAKAVSALNISDDVYVINSFSKYFSMTGWRVGWMVVPEDHVRVVERLAQNMFICPPHVSQVAALAAMDARHELDANLEVYRANRALMLDGLPQAGFTRIAPPDGAFYVYADVSDLTEDSRAFAAEILDQAGVAVTPGLDFDPVRGHQTLRFSYARTTEDIAEGLRRLKDFMARR
- a CDS encoding N-acetylmuramoyl-L-alanine amidase, which translates into the protein MRAGLVAFFMWIFAVGAVAQDLSGLARVDAARSSIADGWFGQTDVTLALSQGVPFRVFTLDAPARLVVDFREVDFAGLQPDTLLPAPGKITGVRFGAFKPGWSRLVLDLGTPMVPTEIAMPVDVSSGQAVLSIALEGVDAAAFSDAAGAPPDADWAVQAAAPPAVVSEDSFVVVIDPGHGGIDPGAVRDTTSEKELMLEIGLAVRDALRRAGGVEVVMTRDTDTFVSLTGRVALAHQVGADAFVSLHADALSQGQARGATVYTLSEEASDAASAQLAAQHDRADILAGVDLSGTDDQVASVLMDLARTETMPRTGTLARALIENMAASGGPMNKRPLREAGFSVLKSADIPSVLVEVGFLSDPRDLANLRDPVWRAVMVEALAAGILQWRDDDLAMQPLIRQ
- a CDS encoding PBP1A family penicillin-binding protein; translation: MFRFILSFFGGIFTTVTMGIAMVALSIGAVFWMYGRDLPSHESLAQYQPATISRIYSGEGQIIDEFAQERRLFAPAETIPDLVKQAFISAEDKNFYTHEGYDLRGIGAAAYDAVRSRGRDVRGASTITQQVMKNFLLSGDRQAERKIKEIILAARVEEALTKEKILELYLNEIFLGQNSYGVAAASQTYFNKTLTDLAPHEAAFLASLPKAPSDYHPVRRADRLMARRNFVLKEMMENGYLDKATYETEVAMPLRSVQNGDFESFKAELPPRDYFTDEIRRQLSEDFGEGEFFTGGYTVRATIDAEMQPIAASALRRQLESYDRGQGVWRGTGKRLEADQLENWEDALRTVTVARDIDLNGVWRPAVVLGVEDQQLRLGIEGWTDAEAAPVVPREDIQWMQGNFFDNFEPGDIVHVRAMTADSDGSFVRWTLRQVPAVQGGFVAMDVNTGRVIAMQGGFSYQHSVFNRATQAKRQPGSSFKPFVYAAALDSGYSPATIVVDAPIEINTPQGLWRPRNSSNQFYGPTPLRTGIERSRNLMTIRLAEEVGMDIVADYAERFGVYDNMGRFLANSLGSEETTLYQMVSAYAMFANGGERVQPTLVDRVQDRFGRTVYKHDERNCRDCTQLASLDPGFAPRVVSNRERVMDPVTAYQLTSMMKGVVDRGTASRTVNLPVPIAGKTGTTNDAKDVWFVGFSSDIVAGCYIGYDQPRSLGRGASGGGMCGPVFSAFMQEAIGKFGGGAFEVPEECMFIKIDRFSGARLSDSAAGDNVVSECFRDGFEPTFGITFDGGFAMGADLPLFEEAGGGGRQVTTSTGKKAVVGPKANFGTLSSGGLY
- the prfB gene encoding peptide chain release factor 2 translates to MRAEIQNIVEEIEKSVALLAQRLDVDTAQHRLEEFNARVEDPNLWDDPEAAQKLMRDRQMLVDAMETHDRIKQDLADNIELIELGEMEEDQEVISDAEAAIRALAETAAQKELEALLDGEADGNDTFLEINSGAGGTESCDWAAMLARMYVRWAEKKGYKVELQSESAGEEAGIKSATYKISGPNAYGWLKSESGVHRLVRISPFDSAAKRHTSFTSVGVYPVVDDNIEIEINPADIRIDTYRSSGAGGQHVNTTDSAVRITHAPTGIVVTSSEKSQHQNRDIAMKALKSRLYQMELDRRNAAVNEMHENKGDAGWGNQIRSYVLQPYQMVKDLRTNHETSDTKGVLDGDLDGFMAATLALDVSGKSRAEAQSD